From a region of the Narcine bancroftii isolate sNarBan1 chromosome 5, sNarBan1.hap1, whole genome shotgun sequence genome:
- the LOC138765368 gene encoding uncharacterized protein encodes MRKSSRMHGCTLLFGSVSHFCSPEFGTSFSTAGLLVQQPTPPQPPHSPSSHSLPHPPHSPHHTPIPPYPPSSPHPLIYHPPTPSSPSSPLPLIPTTPTSHSPSSLSPPHSPDYPHIPLPRLPPHPTPPHPSHHPNPPTTPTSHSPSSLSPPHSPDYPHIPLPPLIPLTTPLPRLPPHPTPLIPLTTPFPRLPPHPTPPHPSHHPIPPTTPTSDSPSSLSPPHSPDYPHIPLPHIPLTTPFPPIPRLPPHPTPLIPLTTPFPRLPPHPTPPTTPTSHSPSSLSPPHSPDYPHIPLPLIPLTTPLPRLPPHPTPPHPSHHPIPPTTPTSHSPSSLSPPHSPDYPHIRLPLIPLTTPFPRLPPHPTPPHPSHHPIPPTTPTSDSPSSLSPPHSPDYPHIPLPHIPLTTPFPPIPRLPPHPTPPHPSHHPIPPTTPTSHSPDYPHIPLPLIPLTTPFPRLPPHPTPPHPSHHTIPPPIPRLSPIPRLSTHPSTPPHPPHAPPTQPESSSSLPLLPLHLLPPPPVPCDGSGPRPSLPVPFRSGSPLAGSACPACSETVDEWPRD; translated from the exons CAACCCACTCCCCCTCAACCTCCCCACTCCCCGTCATCCCACTCATTACCCcatcctccccactccccccaccacacccccatccccccatATCCACCatcctccccacaccccctcatCTACCATCCCCCAACTCCCTCATCCCCatcctccccactccccctcatCCCTACTACCCCCACATCCCACTCCCCCTCATCCCTCTCACCACCCCATTCCCCCGACTACCCCCACATCCCACTCCCCCGACTACCCCCACATCCCACTCCCCCTCATCCCTCTCACCATCCCAATCCCCCGACTACCCCCACATCCCACTCCCCCTCATCCCTctcaccaccccactcccccGACTACCCCCacatcccactcccccccctcatccctctcaccaccccactcccccGACTACCCCCACATCCCACACCCCTCATCCCTCTCACCACCCCATTCCCCCGACTACCCCCACATCCCACTCCCCCTCATCCCTCTCACCACCCCATTCCCCCAACTACCCCCACATCCGACTCCCCCTCATCCCTctcaccaccccactcccccGACTACCCCCACATCCCACTCCCCCACATCCCTCTCACCACCCCATTCCCCCCAATCCCCCGACTACCCCCACATCCCACTCCCCTCATCCCTCTCACCACCCCATTCCCCCGACTACCCCCACATCCCACTCCCCCGACTACTCCCACATCCCACTCCCCCTCATCCCTctcaccaccccactcccccGACTACCCCCACATCCCACTCCCCCTCATCCCTctcaccaccccactcccccGACTACCCCCACATCCCACTCCCCCTCATCCCTCTCACCACCCCATTCCCCCGACTACCCCCACATCCCACTCCCCCTCATCCCTCTCACCACCCCATTCCCCCGACTACCCCCACATCCGACTCCCCCTCATCCCTCTCACCACCCCATTCCCCCGACTACCCCCACATCCCACTCCCCCTCATCCCTCTCACCACCCCATTCCCCCGACTACCCCCACATCCGACTCCCCCTCATCCCTCTCACCACCCCATTCCCCCGACTACCCCCACATCCCACTCCCCCACATCCCTCTCACCACCCCATTCCCCCCAATCCCCCGACTACCCCCACATCCCACTCCCCCTCATCCCTCTCACCACCCCATTCCCCCGACTACCCCCACATCCCACTCCCCCGACTACCCCCACATCCCACTCCCCCTCATCCCTCTCACCACCCCATTCCCCCGACTACCCCCACATCCCACTCCCCCTCATCCCTCTCACCACACCattccccccccaatcccccgaCTATCCCCAATCCCCCGACTATCCACCcatccctccactccccctcatcCCCCTCACGCACCCCCCACTCAACCCGAGTCCTCCTCATCCCTCCCGCTGCTGccgctgcacctcctccctccacctcccgTCCCTTGTGATGGGTCCGGC CCCCGCCCCTCTCTGCCAGTTCCGTTTCGATCAGGTTCTCCATTGGCAGGGAGTGCGTGTCCCGCCTGCAGCGAGACAGTGGACGAGTGGCCGCGGGATTGA
- the tatdn2 gene encoding putative deoxyribonuclease TATDN2 isoform X2 has product MSKPMIKPSGQKHKMSRWDASPSKYSRCATELPLDQAGNRGAVFNSGSVRGHTNPTRKIVQRISKRCESVDGSEEMNAMSNIISSENFTTSQIFSFCSADPQNKSYSRKKTLSGENAHPHRFVRTETEKKVETERSPSAALSSSTKRSSQSTFQARNDNVITQQRTQRAAPTRGAKVLYVKALADAFGQDLWKKRLHCPARDAEHVEETSARLVPAKSLTKGDRQSKEATCVGWSPSSSQQQETTVENNSVEQMWNSGLKASEEDGEKRWNAKLVSATVVEANLKERSYNLLPENESVGCKTLDSDEDASFGSDWSDIKDTSIIATFSQEDSSPTDDLESSKLGTPFNTKCIAQPALMYSTPSHPYSKSWSSPQTPQRSLLSSSFKDGFCYDSFHEDGTESLPSHSRHFSRGSQSGLCNRLSFESLGYSRHQFNSSNNMNVSKGSFNSSLENSKVLGNYSEALGEQSWELNYQREGFVDTHCHLDFLYSKLSFKGSFSKFMQVYNSTFPTEFHGCITDFCDPRSLVLGNLWENLLEEPLVWGAFGCHPHFARYYTNSQEGTIIQALRHPKAVAFGEMGLDYSYKCSTDIPKQKQVFERQLKLAVALKKPLVIHCRDADQDLLEIMKCNVPKDYRIHRHCFMGSYEVIEPFLQEFSNLSVGFTALITYLTAGVTKDAVRKIPIERIIVETDAPYFLPRGVSKSVCSHSHPGLGLYTVKEIARLKTMRLSTVLNELRKNTRDLYGI; this is encoded by the exons ATGAG CAAGCCAATGATAAAACCAAGTGGTCAGAAGCATAAGATGTCCAGATGGGATGCCTCTCCATCAAAGTACAGTAGATGTGCAACTGAGCTGCCATTGGACCAAGCAGGCAATCGTGGTGCAGTATTTAACAGTGGCTCAGTACGTGGTCACACAAATCCCACCAGGAAAATTGTTCAGAGAATTTCCAAAAGATGTGAGTCAGTTGATGGCAGTGAAGAAATGAATGCCATGTCAAATATAATTTCTTCAGAAAATTTTACTACTTCACAAATCTTCAGTTTCTGCAGTGCAGATCCACAGAATAAGAGTTATTCACGTAAGAAAACTTTGTCTGGTGAAAATGCTCACCCGCATAGATTTGTGAGGACAGAGACTGAAAAG AAAGTGGAAACTGAAAGAAGTCCATCTGCAGCATTAAGCAGTTCCACAAAACGAAGTTCACAATCCACATTCCAGGCAAGAAATGACAACGTTATCACTCAGCAAAGGACTCAAAGGGCTGCGCCAACACGGGGTGCCAAAGTTCTCTACGTTAAAGCCTTAGCAGATGCTTTTGGCCAAGATCTCTGGAAAAAGCGGCTGCACTGCCCTGCCAGAGATGCTGAGCATGTGGAAGAGACATCGGCTAGGTTGGTACCAGCCAAATCTCTAACAAAAGGTGACAGGCAGAGTAAAGAAGCAACTTGTGTTGGTTGGTCTCCGTCAAGCAGTCAACAACAAGAAACTACTGTTGAAAATAATTCTGTGGAGCAAATGTGGAATAGTGGATTGAAGGCCAGTGAAGAAGACGGAGAAAAAAGGTGGAACGCCAAGCTAGTGTCTGCTACTGTAGTTGAGGCaaatctgaaagaaagaagttataatCTCCTACCAGAAAATGAGAGTGTTGGCTGCAAG aCATTGGACTCTGACGAGGATGCATCCTTTGGAAGTGACTGGTCTGATATCAAAGACACCTCTATAATAGCTACTTTTTCACAAGAAGATTCCAGTCCAACGGATGACCTGGAAAGTTCCAAACTTGGTACTCCATTCAACACCAAATGTATTGCACAACCAGCTCTAATGTACTCTACTccttcccatccatattcaaaaagTTGGTCAAGCCCACAAACTCCTCAGCGATCTTTGCTGTCCAGCAGTTTTAAGGATGGCTTCTGTTACGATAGTTTTCATGAAGATGGAACAGAATCTCTCCCAAGCCATTCAAGACATTTTTCAAGAGGTTCACAGTCTGGTCTTTGCAATAGGTTGTCTTTTGAGTCATTAGGCTACTCTCGACATCAGTTCAATTCGAGCAATAATATGAATGTTAGTAAAGGTTCCTTCAACTCGTCACTGGAAAATTCAAAAGTTTTGGGCAATTATTCAGAGGCTCTGGGTGAACAAAGCTGGGAATTGAATTACCAAAGGGAGGGTTTTGTGGACACACATTGCCATCTGGACTTTTTATACTCTAAATTATCCTTTAAAGGATCTTTTTCAAAGTTTATGCAAGTTTATAACAGCACGTTTCCAACTGAGTTTCATGGGTGTATCACAGATTTCTGTGACCCTCGCAGTCTGGTTCTTGGGAACCTGTGGGAAAACTTGCTGGAAGAACCACTCGTCTGGGGTGCTTTTGGTTGCCATCCGCATTTTGCTCGCTACTACACAAATTCACAGGAAGGCACAATTATCCAAGCGCTGAGGCATCCGAAAGCTGTTGCTTTTGGAGAAATGGGTTTGGACTACTCCTATAAATGTTCTACAGACATCCCTAAACAAAAGCAG gtCTTTGAGAGACAGTTAAAACTTGCGGTAGCATTAAAGAAGCCACTTGTCATCCACTGCAGGGATGCAGACCAAGACCTTCTTGAGATAATGAAATGCAATGTGCCAAAGGACTACAGAATTCACAG GCATTGTTTCATGGGCTCTTATGAGGTGATTGAACCATTTCTGCAGGAATTTTCAAATTTATCAGTTGGATTCACAGCCCTGATCACCTACCTAACTGCTGGTGTAACCAAGGATGCAGTCAGGAAAATCCCAATAGAACGGATCATCGTAGAGACCGATGCACCGTACTTCTTACCTAGAGGG
- the tatdn2 gene encoding putative deoxyribonuclease TATDN2 isoform X3, translated as MSKPMIKPSGQKHKMSRWDASPSKYSRCATELPLDQAGNRGAVFNSGSVRGHTNPTRKIVQRISKRCESVDGSEEMNAMSNIISSENFTTSQIFSFCSADPQNKSYSRKKTLSGENAHPHRFVRTETEKLQKVETERSPSAALSSSTKRSSQSTFQARNDNVITQQRTQRAAPTRGAKVLYVKALADAFGQDLWKKRLHCPARDAEHVEETSARLVPAKSLTKGDRQSKEATCVGWSPSSSQQQETTVENNSVEQMWNSGLKASEEDGEKRWNAKLVSATVVEANLKERSYNLLPENESVGCKTLDSDEDASFGSDWSDIKDTSIIATFSQEDSSPTDDLESSKLGTPFNTKCIAQPALMYSTPSHPYSKSWSSPQTPQRSLLSSSFKDGFCYDSFHEDGTESLPSHSRHFSRGSQSGLCNRLSFESLGYSRHQFNSSNNMNVSKGSFNSSLENSKVLGNYSEALGEQSWELNYQREGFVDTHCHLDFLYSKLSFKGSFSKFMQVYNSTFPTEFHGCITDFCDPRSLVLGNLWENLLEEPLVWGAFGCHPHFARYYTNSQEGTIIQALRHPKAVAFGEMGLDYSYKCSTDIPKQKQVFERQLKLAVALKKPLVIHCRDADQDLLEIMKCNVPKDYRIHRHCFMGSYEVIEPFLQEFSNLSVGFTALITYLTAGVTKDAVRKIPIERIIVETDAPYFLPRGDLACIL; from the exons ATGAG CAAGCCAATGATAAAACCAAGTGGTCAGAAGCATAAGATGTCCAGATGGGATGCCTCTCCATCAAAGTACAGTAGATGTGCAACTGAGCTGCCATTGGACCAAGCAGGCAATCGTGGTGCAGTATTTAACAGTGGCTCAGTACGTGGTCACACAAATCCCACCAGGAAAATTGTTCAGAGAATTTCCAAAAGATGTGAGTCAGTTGATGGCAGTGAAGAAATGAATGCCATGTCAAATATAATTTCTTCAGAAAATTTTACTACTTCACAAATCTTCAGTTTCTGCAGTGCAGATCCACAGAATAAGAGTTATTCACGTAAGAAAACTTTGTCTGGTGAAAATGCTCACCCGCATAGATTTGTGAGGACAGAGACTGAAAAG TTGCAGAAAGTGGAAACTGAAAGAAGTCCATCTGCAGCATTAAGCAGTTCCACAAAACGAAGTTCACAATCCACATTCCAGGCAAGAAATGACAACGTTATCACTCAGCAAAGGACTCAAAGGGCTGCGCCAACACGGGGTGCCAAAGTTCTCTACGTTAAAGCCTTAGCAGATGCTTTTGGCCAAGATCTCTGGAAAAAGCGGCTGCACTGCCCTGCCAGAGATGCTGAGCATGTGGAAGAGACATCGGCTAGGTTGGTACCAGCCAAATCTCTAACAAAAGGTGACAGGCAGAGTAAAGAAGCAACTTGTGTTGGTTGGTCTCCGTCAAGCAGTCAACAACAAGAAACTACTGTTGAAAATAATTCTGTGGAGCAAATGTGGAATAGTGGATTGAAGGCCAGTGAAGAAGACGGAGAAAAAAGGTGGAACGCCAAGCTAGTGTCTGCTACTGTAGTTGAGGCaaatctgaaagaaagaagttataatCTCCTACCAGAAAATGAGAGTGTTGGCTGCAAG aCATTGGACTCTGACGAGGATGCATCCTTTGGAAGTGACTGGTCTGATATCAAAGACACCTCTATAATAGCTACTTTTTCACAAGAAGATTCCAGTCCAACGGATGACCTGGAAAGTTCCAAACTTGGTACTCCATTCAACACCAAATGTATTGCACAACCAGCTCTAATGTACTCTACTccttcccatccatattcaaaaagTTGGTCAAGCCCACAAACTCCTCAGCGATCTTTGCTGTCCAGCAGTTTTAAGGATGGCTTCTGTTACGATAGTTTTCATGAAGATGGAACAGAATCTCTCCCAAGCCATTCAAGACATTTTTCAAGAGGTTCACAGTCTGGTCTTTGCAATAGGTTGTCTTTTGAGTCATTAGGCTACTCTCGACATCAGTTCAATTCGAGCAATAATATGAATGTTAGTAAAGGTTCCTTCAACTCGTCACTGGAAAATTCAAAAGTTTTGGGCAATTATTCAGAGGCTCTGGGTGAACAAAGCTGGGAATTGAATTACCAAAGGGAGGGTTTTGTGGACACACATTGCCATCTGGACTTTTTATACTCTAAATTATCCTTTAAAGGATCTTTTTCAAAGTTTATGCAAGTTTATAACAGCACGTTTCCAACTGAGTTTCATGGGTGTATCACAGATTTCTGTGACCCTCGCAGTCTGGTTCTTGGGAACCTGTGGGAAAACTTGCTGGAAGAACCACTCGTCTGGGGTGCTTTTGGTTGCCATCCGCATTTTGCTCGCTACTACACAAATTCACAGGAAGGCACAATTATCCAAGCGCTGAGGCATCCGAAAGCTGTTGCTTTTGGAGAAATGGGTTTGGACTACTCCTATAAATGTTCTACAGACATCCCTAAACAAAAGCAG gtCTTTGAGAGACAGTTAAAACTTGCGGTAGCATTAAAGAAGCCACTTGTCATCCACTGCAGGGATGCAGACCAAGACCTTCTTGAGATAATGAAATGCAATGTGCCAAAGGACTACAGAATTCACAG GCATTGTTTCATGGGCTCTTATGAGGTGATTGAACCATTTCTGCAGGAATTTTCAAATTTATCAGTTGGATTCACAGCCCTGATCACCTACCTAACTGCTGGTGTAACCAAGGATGCAGTCAGGAAAATCCCAATAGAACGGATCATCGTAGAGACCGATGCACCGTACTTCTTACCTAGAGGG
- the tatdn2 gene encoding putative deoxyribonuclease TATDN2 isoform X1, which translates to MSKPMIKPSGQKHKMSRWDASPSKYSRCATELPLDQAGNRGAVFNSGSVRGHTNPTRKIVQRISKRCESVDGSEEMNAMSNIISSENFTTSQIFSFCSADPQNKSYSRKKTLSGENAHPHRFVRTETEKLQKVETERSPSAALSSSTKRSSQSTFQARNDNVITQQRTQRAAPTRGAKVLYVKALADAFGQDLWKKRLHCPARDAEHVEETSARLVPAKSLTKGDRQSKEATCVGWSPSSSQQQETTVENNSVEQMWNSGLKASEEDGEKRWNAKLVSATVVEANLKERSYNLLPENESVGCKTLDSDEDASFGSDWSDIKDTSIIATFSQEDSSPTDDLESSKLGTPFNTKCIAQPALMYSTPSHPYSKSWSSPQTPQRSLLSSSFKDGFCYDSFHEDGTESLPSHSRHFSRGSQSGLCNRLSFESLGYSRHQFNSSNNMNVSKGSFNSSLENSKVLGNYSEALGEQSWELNYQREGFVDTHCHLDFLYSKLSFKGSFSKFMQVYNSTFPTEFHGCITDFCDPRSLVLGNLWENLLEEPLVWGAFGCHPHFARYYTNSQEGTIIQALRHPKAVAFGEMGLDYSYKCSTDIPKQKQVFERQLKLAVALKKPLVIHCRDADQDLLEIMKCNVPKDYRIHRHCFMGSYEVIEPFLQEFSNLSVGFTALITYLTAGVTKDAVRKIPIERIIVETDAPYFLPRGVSKSVCSHSHPGLGLYTVKEIARLKTMRLSTVLNELRKNTRDLYGI; encoded by the exons ATGAG CAAGCCAATGATAAAACCAAGTGGTCAGAAGCATAAGATGTCCAGATGGGATGCCTCTCCATCAAAGTACAGTAGATGTGCAACTGAGCTGCCATTGGACCAAGCAGGCAATCGTGGTGCAGTATTTAACAGTGGCTCAGTACGTGGTCACACAAATCCCACCAGGAAAATTGTTCAGAGAATTTCCAAAAGATGTGAGTCAGTTGATGGCAGTGAAGAAATGAATGCCATGTCAAATATAATTTCTTCAGAAAATTTTACTACTTCACAAATCTTCAGTTTCTGCAGTGCAGATCCACAGAATAAGAGTTATTCACGTAAGAAAACTTTGTCTGGTGAAAATGCTCACCCGCATAGATTTGTGAGGACAGAGACTGAAAAG TTGCAGAAAGTGGAAACTGAAAGAAGTCCATCTGCAGCATTAAGCAGTTCCACAAAACGAAGTTCACAATCCACATTCCAGGCAAGAAATGACAACGTTATCACTCAGCAAAGGACTCAAAGGGCTGCGCCAACACGGGGTGCCAAAGTTCTCTACGTTAAAGCCTTAGCAGATGCTTTTGGCCAAGATCTCTGGAAAAAGCGGCTGCACTGCCCTGCCAGAGATGCTGAGCATGTGGAAGAGACATCGGCTAGGTTGGTACCAGCCAAATCTCTAACAAAAGGTGACAGGCAGAGTAAAGAAGCAACTTGTGTTGGTTGGTCTCCGTCAAGCAGTCAACAACAAGAAACTACTGTTGAAAATAATTCTGTGGAGCAAATGTGGAATAGTGGATTGAAGGCCAGTGAAGAAGACGGAGAAAAAAGGTGGAACGCCAAGCTAGTGTCTGCTACTGTAGTTGAGGCaaatctgaaagaaagaagttataatCTCCTACCAGAAAATGAGAGTGTTGGCTGCAAG aCATTGGACTCTGACGAGGATGCATCCTTTGGAAGTGACTGGTCTGATATCAAAGACACCTCTATAATAGCTACTTTTTCACAAGAAGATTCCAGTCCAACGGATGACCTGGAAAGTTCCAAACTTGGTACTCCATTCAACACCAAATGTATTGCACAACCAGCTCTAATGTACTCTACTccttcccatccatattcaaaaagTTGGTCAAGCCCACAAACTCCTCAGCGATCTTTGCTGTCCAGCAGTTTTAAGGATGGCTTCTGTTACGATAGTTTTCATGAAGATGGAACAGAATCTCTCCCAAGCCATTCAAGACATTTTTCAAGAGGTTCACAGTCTGGTCTTTGCAATAGGTTGTCTTTTGAGTCATTAGGCTACTCTCGACATCAGTTCAATTCGAGCAATAATATGAATGTTAGTAAAGGTTCCTTCAACTCGTCACTGGAAAATTCAAAAGTTTTGGGCAATTATTCAGAGGCTCTGGGTGAACAAAGCTGGGAATTGAATTACCAAAGGGAGGGTTTTGTGGACACACATTGCCATCTGGACTTTTTATACTCTAAATTATCCTTTAAAGGATCTTTTTCAAAGTTTATGCAAGTTTATAACAGCACGTTTCCAACTGAGTTTCATGGGTGTATCACAGATTTCTGTGACCCTCGCAGTCTGGTTCTTGGGAACCTGTGGGAAAACTTGCTGGAAGAACCACTCGTCTGGGGTGCTTTTGGTTGCCATCCGCATTTTGCTCGCTACTACACAAATTCACAGGAAGGCACAATTATCCAAGCGCTGAGGCATCCGAAAGCTGTTGCTTTTGGAGAAATGGGTTTGGACTACTCCTATAAATGTTCTACAGACATCCCTAAACAAAAGCAG gtCTTTGAGAGACAGTTAAAACTTGCGGTAGCATTAAAGAAGCCACTTGTCATCCACTGCAGGGATGCAGACCAAGACCTTCTTGAGATAATGAAATGCAATGTGCCAAAGGACTACAGAATTCACAG GCATTGTTTCATGGGCTCTTATGAGGTGATTGAACCATTTCTGCAGGAATTTTCAAATTTATCAGTTGGATTCACAGCCCTGATCACCTACCTAACTGCTGGTGTAACCAAGGATGCAGTCAGGAAAATCCCAATAGAACGGATCATCGTAGAGACCGATGCACCGTACTTCTTACCTAGAGGG